DNA from Rubripirellula lacrimiformis:
CGACCGAATCGGTGCAGTTGGTCGACCGCGGAACCGAGTTTGCCATTTCGGCCGAATACCAAGGGCTATCGAAAGTACACGTGTTTGACGGGCTGGTCGACCTGTACCCCATCGATCAACCAGACGTCGACGATGACAAGCCGGGGCATCCGGTCCACCAGGGACAAAGCGTCGAAGTCGGGCCCGCTTTCGCCACCCGCGAAACCGAACTCGATCCCGACGAATTCCCTTCGGCATCTGCGATCGATCGTTCGGTGGAACAACGCCGCCAGCGGTGGGTTCAATGGAGCCAGCAGTTCGCGAAACGTTCCGATTTAGTGCTCTACTTCACTTTCGAAAACCCTCGCGACCACAAACCGCACCGACAGCGTGTCGACAACCTAGCCAGTCCGCCACAAGAACCGAGCCAAGGAACCATCGTTGGCGGCGAATCGATGGCAGGACGCTGGCCCGGAAAGAACGCGATCGGTTTCTACCATTCGGCGGACCGAGTGCGGGTACGAGTGCCAGGGGATTTTCCCCAATTAACGCTCGCCTGCTGGGCACGCGTGGACGAACTGCGGGGCGCCAATCAAGCCTTGTTGCTGACTGACACGTTTGAACCCTGGCAACCCCACTGGCAGATAGCACGCGAAGGAGTGCTGAAGCTTGGGATTGGTCAACCAACGCCCCAAGAAGCACGAGCGATGCGTAGCCCGTCACAGCCGCTGAATTCGGTCACCCCGATCGGACGCTGGATGCATCTGGCAACGGTCTACGATAGCGAAACCAAATCCGTCCAGCACTACATCAACGGGGACCATGCTGGATCCAACCAACTGCCTTCGGCCAAACCGCTTCGCATCGGAACCGCAGAGATCGGCAATTGGTTGAAGCCCCGTACCGAAGGTGGCGAACCCGTTCGCAATTTGGACGGACGAATCGACGAATTCATGCTGCTACGGTCCGCCTTGGATGCGAAAGCCATTCGCGAAATGTACGAAGCGGGCCGCTGAAACGAATCCAAACCAAATGCATCGATCCATCACTGGACGAACACCACCGAACAAGCCGACCCTGCATTCCAAGCACACCGCATCAAGTCTCTGTGGTGCAGTCCCCACCGACCTAGGAAATCCCACAAGATGAAAACGATCTTCTCCGTCCTGTCGCTCATGGCGATCCTTTGCACCGCTGCCGTTTCGGCCGACGAACCGTCCAATCGCACCGTCGTCCTGCAAGACAACTTTGACGGTCGTACATCGGTGGGCGATGCCTATTCCACTGCTCGCGGAATGGAGGACGCATGGTCGGTGGTGGATGGAGTTCTGATCGGCAAACAAACCAATGACGATCACGGCGCTGTGATCCGTACCGAGTTGGCATTTGACGACATCGAAATCGAGTTTGACTTTCGGTTCAGCGGCGGCAGCCGATTCAATTTCGTGATCGATGACAAGAACGAAAGATCGGTTCACTCCGGTCACATCTGTCGCGTTTCGATCTCGCCCAAACAATTGAATGTCAGTGACGATAAAGTTGGCAGCATGAATCTAGAAGTTCGCAAAATCCGCCAGAATCCCGCTGCCACGGACGCTGACAAACAAACTCTTCAGCAGGTGCTAGCCAAAACTCAATCCGCGGTCAAAGTCGACCTCAAACGAGGCCAGTGGCATCATCTGCGAGTCCGCATTCAAGGCGACCAGATGCAGGCATTTCTGGATGGCAAGCTTGCCACCAGCCTGAAATCACCTGGGTTCGCACACGCCACGAAATCAAAATTCGGATTCACGGTCAACGGTTCGACCATCGATTTTGACAACCTGATGGCCTATCGAATCGATCCAAGCACCACCCGGTAACCGGGTTGGTCACCAATGGTGCTGGTGGAATGGATTCCAAACCGAATTTCGAATTCGGGCAAGCGCACTGTCTTTCCCCTGCCGTGAAGTCCACGACCGAGTTGATGATGTTTCGACGAAGTGTTTTTCGCCCATTCTGTTTGCTCCTTTCTCTGCTCCCGTTTGGCTGCGATGTGCAGTCCGCGGAACCGGCATCGGGGCGTCCCAATCTGATTTTCATTCTGACCGACGACCAGCGATATGACACGCTTGGTTGCACGGGGAATCAGTTCGTGCAAACACCGCACTTGGATCAGTTGGCCGCCGATGGCACCCTGTTCGCCAACGCATCGGTGACCAGCGCGATCTGCACGCCCAGTCGCGCATGCTATTTCCTTGGCCAGTACGAACGCAAACATGGCGTCAATTTCAACTCTGGCACCGCGATGACCCAGCAGGCATGGTCCAAGGGCTATCCGATGGTGCTGCGCGACGCCGGATACTTCACGGGGTACGTTGGCAAGAATCATGTTCCCATCGGCCCCCAAGGCTATGACTCGGACGTCATCGATCATAGCTTTGACTTTTGGTACGCCGGCCACGGGCATCTATCGTTCTATCCCAAACGTCGACACAAAATTTTCGAACATGCGATCGCCGACACACAGACCGAAGTCGTGGGCGAAGGCGCCGTCAGTTTTCTTTCCAACAGTGCGGGATTCATCGAAGGTGCGGACGCATTTTTGCAGCAACGTCCCGCCAACCAACCCTTTTGCCTATCGATCGCCTGCAATTTGCCGCACGGATCAGGCACCCGATCGATGGAAATGCTGCCCACCGATCCCGAACTGTATCGGACCATGTTCCGAGACCGAATGGATCAAATTGGCATCCCCCAAACCTACGTTGCCGCGGACCAGATCAGAAAGCCAAAACTGCCCGCGGATGTGCTGTTCAGCGATTTCCGACAAACCAACTATGACTTTGTCGACAGCCCTGAACTGCTGAAAGAACAACTGGTCCGCAAAGCACAGACGATCACAGGAATCGATCGGATGGTGGGCCGGATTCGAACGACGCTTGCCGAACAAGGGCTCGCCGACAACACCGTCATCATTTTCACTTCGGACCACGGGCTGATGAACGGCGAATTCGGACTCGGCGGAAAGGCACTCAACTACGAAGCCTGTTTGCGTGTACCGATGATTGTGATGGATCCGCGAATCGATACGGACCAGCGTGGCCGCCGGTCCTTGGCATTGGTTCAATCGATCGACATCGCACCCACCCTGATTGAGTACGCCGGCGCTGACCTTCCGGATGAAATGCAGGGGCACAGTCTTCGCCCCCTGGTCGACGGAACCACCGACAGCATCCGCGATGTCAGTTTCGCAGAAAACCTATGGTCGACCTACTTTGGCAACCCGCGAATCGAATCTGTACGAACGCGTGATTGGAAGTACATCCGGTATTTCGAAAACGATCGCGATCAGTTCGCCAGTGTCACAAAGAAAACGCTGTACCAAGTCAGCCAAAGTCAAATCGAAAGCTATTCACGTTGGCTGACCAGTTCGATCGAAGGCGAAGCTCCGGTGTACGAGGAACTGTTCCACTTGGCCTCGGATCCCAGTGAATCGGTCAACCTTGTGGCACGTCCGATCTATGCCGAACGTCTTCAACAAATGCGTCAACAATGCCAAGCATCCGTGACGCTGGCCAAAGGCGACGTAGACCAACCGTCCGCGACCATTGTCGTCCCTGAAATTCGCGAAGGCAAAACGAAGTAGCATCGCAGGCCAAGCGGACACGGCTCCGCAGCCCGCGGATTCCCCCTTTGCCCCCTTTGCCCGCTGCCGCGGCTGACCGAGCATCCGCTTCTTCGGCCGTCCAAGCATCCTTGTCCATTCAACCCCACCCGATCCAACACGTGTTGGACGCAACATCCATCCCCCAAGGTTGACCATGTCCTACCCATCGAAAATTACGACGCCGAATCATTCATCCAGACGCCAATTCCTAAAAACGTCGACCGCTACGGCCGCCGGCGTGTTGGTCCCGTACCACCTGACCACGTCACCAGCGCGGGCTCAGTCCAAAGCCAGCCGATTGCAGTTTGCATTGATCGGCGTTGGCGGCAATGGAACGCGAACAGCGCCGGTCGGGAAAGAGTTTGCCGACTTGGTTGCACTGTGCGAT
Protein-coding regions in this window:
- a CDS encoding LamG-like jellyroll fold domain-containing protein; this translates as MKSESDREFAKLLDLAVNGQIDHVGLARAEQLMQEDRQRMECWVDHFRLDSMLSDEMDRRSIVDLVDLVAASNEADSPETGTLAAWLASHLSGRTMPWIAATALAAVLLLMLAPRFWTPSNSVVSQLPHRTDSSGAIAMLVQSTADRWKGRTQSPAMLSPGRLQLESGLAEIEIYNGVTMYLEGPVDLDLISLDRVHLHHGKIRAVVPEQALGFTVTTESVQLVDRGTEFAISAEYQGLSKVHVFDGLVDLYPIDQPDVDDDKPGHPVHQGQSVEVGPAFATRETELDPDEFPSASAIDRSVEQRRQRWVQWSQQFAKRSDLVLYFTFENPRDHKPHRQRVDNLASPPQEPSQGTIVGGESMAGRWPGKNAIGFYHSADRVRVRVPGDFPQLTLACWARVDELRGANQALLLTDTFEPWQPHWQIAREGVLKLGIGQPTPQEARAMRSPSQPLNSVTPIGRWMHLATVYDSETKSVQHYINGDHAGSNQLPSAKPLRIGTAEIGNWLKPRTEGGEPVRNLDGRIDEFMLLRSALDAKAIREMYEAGR
- a CDS encoding family 16 glycoside hydrolase, with product MKTIFSVLSLMAILCTAAVSADEPSNRTVVLQDNFDGRTSVGDAYSTARGMEDAWSVVDGVLIGKQTNDDHGAVIRTELAFDDIEIEFDFRFSGGSRFNFVIDDKNERSVHSGHICRVSISPKQLNVSDDKVGSMNLEVRKIRQNPAATDADKQTLQQVLAKTQSAVKVDLKRGQWHHLRVRIQGDQMQAFLDGKLATSLKSPGFAHATKSKFGFTVNGSTIDFDNLMAYRIDPSTTR
- a CDS encoding sulfatase-like hydrolase/transferase; translation: MMFRRSVFRPFCLLLSLLPFGCDVQSAEPASGRPNLIFILTDDQRYDTLGCTGNQFVQTPHLDQLAADGTLFANASVTSAICTPSRACYFLGQYERKHGVNFNSGTAMTQQAWSKGYPMVLRDAGYFTGYVGKNHVPIGPQGYDSDVIDHSFDFWYAGHGHLSFYPKRRHKIFEHAIADTQTEVVGEGAVSFLSNSAGFIEGADAFLQQRPANQPFCLSIACNLPHGSGTRSMEMLPTDPELYRTMFRDRMDQIGIPQTYVAADQIRKPKLPADVLFSDFRQTNYDFVDSPELLKEQLVRKAQTITGIDRMVGRIRTTLAEQGLADNTVIIFTSDHGLMNGEFGLGGKALNYEACLRVPMIVMDPRIDTDQRGRRSLALVQSIDIAPTLIEYAGADLPDEMQGHSLRPLVDGTTDSIRDVSFAENLWSTYFGNPRIESVRTRDWKYIRYFENDRDQFASVTKKTLYQVSQSQIESYSRWLTSSIEGEAPVYEELFHLASDPSESVNLVARPIYAERLQQMRQQCQASVTLAKGDVDQPSATIVVPEIREGKTK